A genomic window from Actinomycetota bacterium includes:
- a CDS encoding cellulase family glycosylhydrolase: protein MHAVRPTTFRTARRIAALAVTATLVIGLQVARSAPALAAPRSSVAAALPAVGVNFHGAWSDYTDQQRTDVADKLAAAHVGWVRIDIGWSALEEYCRGCYSQWYVDDVDAAVNAAVAKGLKVLAVLWWTPTWANGGAGLSTPPTNTADYADAAKWAAQHWAGRVSAWEVWNEPNESYFWNGTAGQYVGLLKAAYPAFKAGDPKAQVVLGGTAYNDTTWLQSMYKAGGKRYFDVLATHPYQGQADLPPETPDTDGTDIWLMSHVAAVHALMEKMRDGAKPIWFTEFGWSAHPNSGTEQPWNLGVTAAQQADYLTRAIAYVGQNFPYVKNVFWYNDRDTDEGSPQQDNFGLLTHSLDTTTAYTALQGYLGSNTTASTGHTHSHGPAAAACTIVGTAGPDVLTGTNGDDVICGGGGDDVIAGRGGDDVIRGGAGADRLTGGGGSDQLLGGGGSDVLVGKDHVGGNDTVAGGSGPDTCTIDAGDASSGC, encoded by the coding sequence ATGCATGCCGTTCGCCCCACCACGTTCAGGACCGCTCGCCGGATCGCCGCCCTGGCCGTCACGGCCACCCTCGTCATCGGGCTCCAGGTGGCCCGTTCGGCCCCGGCGCTGGCGGCCCCCCGGTCTTCCGTCGCCGCGGCCCTTCCCGCGGTGGGGGTGAACTTCCACGGCGCGTGGAGCGACTACACCGACCAGCAACGCACGGATGTCGCGGACAAGCTGGCGGCCGCCCACGTGGGGTGGGTTCGCATCGACATCGGCTGGTCGGCCCTGGAGGAGTACTGCCGCGGCTGTTACAGCCAGTGGTACGTCGACGACGTCGACGCCGCGGTGAACGCGGCCGTGGCCAAGGGGCTGAAGGTCTTGGCCGTGCTGTGGTGGACCCCCACCTGGGCCAACGGCGGGGCCGGGCTCTCCACGCCGCCCACCAATACCGCCGACTACGCCGACGCCGCGAAGTGGGCAGCCCAGCACTGGGCGGGGCGGGTCTCGGCGTGGGAAGTGTGGAACGAGCCCAACGAGAGCTACTTCTGGAACGGCACCGCCGGCCAGTACGTCGGCCTGCTGAAGGCCGCGTACCCGGCGTTCAAGGCCGGCGACCCGAAGGCCCAGGTCGTGCTGGGCGGAACAGCGTACAACGACACCACGTGGCTCCAGTCGATGTACAAGGCCGGTGGCAAGCGGTACTTCGACGTCCTGGCCACCCACCCCTACCAGGGACAGGCCGACCTCCCGCCGGAGACCCCCGACACCGACGGCACGGACATCTGGCTGATGTCGCACGTAGCGGCGGTCCACGCGCTGATGGAGAAGATGCGGGACGGGGCCAAGCCCATCTGGTTCACCGAGTTCGGCTGGTCCGCGCACCCCAACTCGGGAACCGAGCAGCCGTGGAACCTGGGAGTGACCGCCGCGCAGCAGGCCGACTACCTGACCCGGGCCATCGCCTACGTCGGCCAGAACTTCCCCTACGTCAAGAACGTGTTCTGGTACAACGACCGCGACACCGACGAGGGCAGCCCGCAGCAGGACAACTTCGGCCTCCTCACCCACAGCCTCGACACCACGACCGCCTACACCGCGCTCCAGGGCTACCTGGGGTCCAACACGACGGCGTCGACGGGACACACCCACTCGCACGGCCCGGCCGCCGCGGCGTGCACGATCGTGGGGACGGCCGGACCGGACGTGCTGACCGGCACCAACGGTGACGACGTCATCTGTGGCGGTGGCGGCGACGACGTCATCGCGGGCCGCGGAGGCGACGACGTGATCCGGGGCGGCGCCGGGGCCGATCGATTGACGGGCGGCGGCGGCTCGGATCAGCTGCTCGGCGGGGGCGGCTCCGACGTGCTGGTCGGGAAGGACCACGTCGGCGGCAACGACACGGTCGCCGGCGGCTCCGGCCCCGACACCTGCACGATCGACGCCGGCGACGCTTCTTCCGGCTGCTGA
- a CDS encoding polysaccharide deacetylase family protein encodes MSPAPLVLMYHGFGTRTPDADPQNLFVPVADFERHLRLIRRLYRPLDLDAYLAGWDRGRWPVRSVLVTMDDGYVSTLDDAAPLLERYGVPAVAFVCPGRFGSASEWMVQSGGEPLLTAEQVKELPEYGVEVGVHGMDHTTLPGLTDEELYAQVVRSQDELAAVLGTTPRAFAYPEGKFDDAAVRAVRDAGYAVAFSVQEGSGRFTVPRRAINTRDSAVTFGVKLLPGYARLERMSAGRPGIRRLAARLARQRPGPGGGWGGTS; translated from the coding sequence ATGTCCCCCGCCCCGCTCGTGCTCATGTATCACGGCTTCGGCACCCGGACCCCGGATGCCGACCCACAGAACCTGTTCGTCCCCGTGGCCGACTTCGAACGCCACCTCCGCCTGATCCGCCGTCTCTACCGACCCCTCGACCTCGACGCCTACCTGGCCGGGTGGGACCGGGGACGGTGGCCGGTGCGATCCGTGCTGGTGACCATGGACGACGGATACGTGTCCACCCTCGATGACGCCGCGCCGCTGCTGGAGCGCTACGGCGTGCCGGCGGTGGCGTTCGTGTGCCCCGGCCGCTTCGGGAGCGCGTCCGAGTGGATGGTCCAGTCGGGCGGGGAGCCGCTGCTCACGGCGGAGCAGGTCAAGGAGCTTCCGGAGTACGGGGTCGAGGTCGGCGTGCACGGGATGGACCACACCACGCTGCCGGGGCTGACCGACGAGGAGCTGTACGCCCAGGTCGTGCGGTCCCAGGACGAGCTGGCCGCCGTGCTGGGGACCACGCCGCGGGCGTTCGCCTATCCCGAGGGCAAGTTCGACGACGCCGCCGTCCGGGCCGTCCGCGACGCCGGCTACGCCGTGGCGTTCTCGGTGCAGGAGGGAAGCGGGCGGTTCACCGTGCCCAGGAGGGCCATCAACACCCGGGACTCTGCCGTGACCTTCGGGGTGAAGCTCCTGCCGGGGTACGCGCGACTGGAACGGATGTCAGCCGGTCGCCCCGGGATCCGCCGGCTGGCGGCGCGCTTGGCCCGGCAACGGCCCGGTCCGGGAGGAGGATGGGGCGGCACCAGCTGA